In Eubacteriales bacterium mix99, the DNA window TCTGGCACAGAATATTTACCCACAGCCAACACCTCGTATACCTAAAATATACCTAAATTATACCACAATTTTTTTGTAATGTCAATAAGAAAAAGCGCCGATATTGCTGATGAAATGGCGCTTTTCACACATTATTTGAACTATGTTCTATCCCGATACATACCTAAAAATCATTGTTGGTGTGGCTAAACGACTCCAGGATGAAGGATATCCCTTTCGAAGACCGTTTCTCCATGCTGGTAGACATTGAATACAGCAATCGAAAGAACAACCGCTTAAAAAGGTTGATCAAGAATGCTGGATTCGACCAACCGGAAGCGTACATCGGAGATATCGATTACAAATCCGGCCGCAAGCTGAACCGGTCTCTTATCAGCAGACTGGCGACTTGCGAATATATCATTGAACACCGAAATCTTTTTATTACCGGTGCAACAGGCAGCGGTAAGACATACATGGCTTGTGCTTTTGGCATAGAGGCGTGTAAACACTATTTTACGACCAGGTATGTCAGACTTCCCGACCTTCTAATAGAACTGGAGATGGCCAGGAATGAAGGCACTTACAAGAAGGTTCAGGCCAAATATGCCAATCCCATTCTTCTCATCATTGATGAATGGCTGCTGTTGAAACCGACTGAGACAGAGCAGCACGACATCCTGGAGTTGCTTCACAGGAGGCGGAAAAGATCATCAACCATCTTCTGCTCCCAGTACCATGATAATGGTTGGTTTGATCAACTTGGCGGGGAGTCCAGCCCTCTCGCAGAAGCAATCCTTGACCGCATCAAATATGATGCCTATAAAATCAGCATAACCAGCACGGATCCGAACAACTACAGATCCATGCGTGAGGTATATGGACTGGACAAGTCCTTAAGCGAGTAAACTCGCATGCGGTTTCCCAGTTCCGGACTCTCGGTTTCCAATTTTCCGGAACTGCGGTTTCACCGCACCAGAATATTCACAATTGCGACACAAAAAGTTAAAATTCATTTAATTATACATATAATATCCCCTCATTAACAATATTATAATTTTATTCTAGTGATTTCTATTATATATGCAAAATATAAATAGTCAAATATGATTTAAGACAAGATCTGAAGAGTTGGTATAAGAAATGCAAAAAATCTGAGGGACAGCACATGTTTTTATAAAAATAGCATTATTAGAACTATATTTCTTTAAAAGTAAATATATGGGTGTTACTGGGTTAAATTAAGCCAGAGAACCAACTGTAATCCATCAGGACAGCGACATTTGACTAAAAATGGGTAACACGAATAGACATACACTAGGTATGCCAATTAATTCCAATTGGTAATCTTATGAAAAGCCGGTCTGTTCAGCAATTCCTCTTTATCCGGAATTTCTGCCTGACACCAAGTATATCCAGTACTTCATCTAAATCAAAGAATGCGTAGTACTTAACGTTGGCGATGATAAGGATTTTACCACCATCCCTTATGGATTCCCGCCTTCTCCATTCCCGCAGGCAGTCCCCGTCAGACTGCCTGGGAGCTTCCTTTTTACGCCACCCCAGAAAGGCATAGAAAAGCGTATGAGCAAAGATGCATAGAATGATATGCATATATGCCGCGTTTTCTGCGTACTTGCCCTTCCTTCTGGGTAACCGCTTCAGATATGCCGCCTGTTTCAGTTCCCGGAACCCGCCGTTTTCGATCAGCGACCTCAGCCGATATCTTTTTGGAATGCCTGCCGCATCCTCCTCGGCCGGCAGGCTGGTCAGCAGTACAATCTGATCTTCCACAGGCACGGCCTGTCCTTTCCACATTGTGACGACCACAGCATTCAGAGGAGTGCCGTTTGTTTTGCTATTGTTCTGTACTCCTTTCGGGTTATACTCAAGATACGACTGCAGACCGTCCACCCCGTAACCCTGGCATATGCCCTTTCCGTAAACCCACTGTGCCAATGGCTTGTTCTGATACTCCTTCCGCAGAGCTATCGCATCTTCACGGATAATCATGCCTGCCTTTGCCGGGATAATAAAGTCAATCTTCAGTCTGTGTTTCAATTCCCATAATTGAGCGCCGTCCAGAAAGCCCCGGTCCGCAATGACCGTTTCAATGCGGTTTTTCCCACAATTGTGTATGCCCTGCCTGATCATAGGCAAGAAATACTTGTGATCATCCTCATTTGCTGGTACAATCTTTACGGCAACAATGATTCGCGACTTTATCTCATACAGCACGAATACTTTGAAGCCGTATATGTATTTGTACTCGGGAGGGTCGCTGGGACGGCCTTCCTTTTTTCTTTTCGTCTTCCCACACCCCGGAAAATCCGGCCTTGTCTCAACGATTGTAGAGTCCAACGCAAATATTCCGCTCCGCAGCAGTCTCCTGAGTCTTCGTACAACGGTATTGTAAACCCCCATTGTGCTTTCGATACAGCATTTCTCAATATTGTCTAATACTGTAAACACATTCATGACACAGGGTATTTTTTTTATAGCCTTCTCCGTGCTGATTGGCGTCTCCTCTTTTACACAGGCCTTCCTTAACGGTCTCCACATCAAAGCCGATCAGACTCATGGCTCCTTTATCCCCAAGCAACGCCTCACTGCCCCGTGTTGTTGGGATACCCACAATAATTTTCAGTAAGTACAACAGCACATAAATATGAATTCCAAGCATCGTTCTGATATGGGTGCCGGTGATCTTCCTGAGATCCCACAGAATCCCCATATTCCCGAGAAATTTCATGAATGGGCCGATGAACGGCCAATTTGTTTGGATGGCCATGTCAACCTTCCTGTTTTTCAGGGCCTTCTTCGCTTCTCTTTTGTTTTCTACCACGTCTTTCCCCCGCTTTCTTTACGAATTCTGTTACGTCCACTTCATAAAAGGTTTGGATCTGAGCCGCCAATTCATCGATCTCCTGATCCAATGCTTTGATTTGCGCCCGGTTTTCTTTAAACGCCTTGTAATTCTCAGAAAATCTTCGGGCATCCTCGACTTTGTCCGCCACACAGGAAGTTGAGATCAGCTTCTTGCCCTTCAGGTTCTGGTAGATCCAGGGGAAAGGACCGTGCAGTTCACCGGATGCACATTTGCAGTTGGGATTGCCGCACTTGGTCATTCTTTCGTAAAATGACGCAGCCAGCAGCTGTCCCGGGGTCATAATCTTCTCAAGCAGCTCCCACCTTTTTTGATTCAGTTGATAGATTTTC includes these proteins:
- a CDS encoding transposase, producing the protein MNVFTVLDNIEKCCIESTMGVYNTVVRRLRRLLRSGIFALDSTIVETRPDFPGCGKTKRKKEGRPSDPPEYKYIYGFKVFVLYEIKSRIIVAVKIVPANEDDHKYFLPMIRQGIHNCGKNRIETVIADRGFLDGAQLWELKHRLKIDFIIPAKAGMIIREDAIALRKEYQNKPLAQWVYGKGICQGYGVDGLQSYLEYNPKGVQNNSKTNGTPLNAVVVTMWKGQAVPVEDQIVLLTSLPAEEDAAGIPKRYRLRSLIENGGFRELKQAAYLKRLPRRKGKYAENAAYMHIILCIFAHTLFYAFLGWRKKEAPRQSDGDCLREWRRRESIRDGGKILIIANVKYYAFFDLDEVLDILGVRQKFRIKRNC